In Calditrichota bacterium, a genomic segment contains:
- a CDS encoding V-type ATP synthase subunit A, with the protein FTPTVKRGDLVRAGVPLGHVPEGIFRHYIMVPFDFRGDYTVEEIADAGDYAVTETIATLRAPTGKMIPLTMSFHWPVKIPIRAYRERLVPKETFITRARIIDSFFPVAKGGTFCVPGPFGAGKTVLQQLISRYADADIVIVAACGERAGEVVETLREFPHIEDPRTGRSLMERTIIIVNTSAMPVAAREASVYTAATLGEYYRQMGLNVLLLADSTSRWAQAMREISGRLEEIPGEEAFPAYLESRIAEFYERAGLVVLPNGEMGSLTIGGTVSPAGGNFEEPVTQATLKVVGAFLGLSRDRANARRFPSIDPLDSWSKYDSFIPADQLRDGKQILATGNEVRQMMMVVGEEATSMGDFVIYLKSEFLDAVYLQQNGFDPIDAATSKERQQYVFAKVHKVLTADLAFSTKDEAREYFYRLRQHFIDWNYMAMDSPEFKTQEQAIDRLLEERTAHAKSL; encoded by the coding sequence CCTTCACACCGACGGTCAAGAGGGGTGACTTGGTGCGGGCAGGGGTGCCCCTCGGCCACGTGCCGGAAGGGATCTTTCGCCACTACATCATGGTTCCGTTCGACTTCCGGGGAGACTATACGGTCGAGGAGATTGCCGACGCAGGCGACTATGCGGTCACCGAGACGATTGCCACCTTGCGCGCCCCGACCGGGAAGATGATCCCTCTGACTATGTCGTTCCACTGGCCGGTGAAAATCCCCATCCGGGCCTATCGCGAGCGTCTGGTCCCCAAGGAGACCTTCATCACGCGGGCGCGGATCATCGACAGCTTCTTTCCGGTGGCCAAGGGGGGCACCTTCTGTGTGCCCGGCCCCTTCGGCGCAGGGAAGACCGTCTTGCAGCAGCTCATCAGCCGCTACGCGGATGCAGATATCGTCATCGTTGCTGCCTGCGGCGAGCGCGCCGGCGAGGTAGTGGAGACGTTGCGGGAGTTCCCACACATCGAGGACCCGCGTACCGGGCGGTCGCTCATGGAACGGACGATTATCATCGTCAACACCAGCGCCATGCCGGTGGCCGCACGAGAGGCATCCGTGTACACCGCCGCCACGCTCGGCGAATACTATCGCCAGATGGGGCTGAACGTTCTGCTCCTGGCGGATTCCACCTCCAGGTGGGCACAGGCCATGCGTGAAATCTCCGGACGCTTGGAGGAGATCCCGGGCGAGGAGGCCTTTCCCGCGTATCTGGAGTCGCGCATCGCCGAGTTCTATGAGCGAGCGGGCCTGGTGGTGTTGCCCAATGGTGAGATGGGCAGCCTGACCATCGGTGGCACGGTGAGCCCGGCAGGGGGTAACTTCGAGGAGCCTGTCACGCAGGCCACGCTGAAGGTGGTGGGCGCATTCTTGGGACTGAGCCGCGACCGTGCCAACGCCCGACGCTTTCCCTCCATTGACCCACTGGACAGTTGGAGCAAGTACGATAGCTTCATCCCCGCTGATCAGCTGCGCGATGGCAAGCAGATTCTGGCCACTGGAAATGAAGTGCGCCAGATGATGATGGTCGTCGGCGAGGAGGCTACCTCCATGGGCGACTTTGTCATCTACCTCAAGTCGGAATTTCTGGACGCCGTCTACCTGCAGCAGAACGGTTTCGACCCCATTGATGCCGCAACCTCCAAGGAGCGGCAGCAATATGTCTTTGCCAAGGTCCACAAGGTGCTGACGGCGGATCTTGCCTTCAGCACAAAGGATGAGGCGCGGGAGTACTTTTATCGGCTGCGCCAGCACTTCATCGACTGGAACTATATGGCCATGGATTCG